From the genome of Chloroflexota bacterium, one region includes:
- the mutL gene encoding DNA mismatch repair endonuclease MutL: protein MPIRLLSEDIASQIAAGEVVERPASVVKELLENALDAGAKTITVDVEGAGRALIRVSDDGQGIPAAEAELAFARHATSKIQSADDLFSVDTLGFRGEALASIASVSRASLITRHADEADGTQMKFEGSNLISRGLIGAPRGTVVSVENLFFNVPARLKFLKSETAERGHITALVTRYALAYPTTRFRLNFENRSVFQSSGNGDLREVLAAVYGVDVARQLLEIIPPDAPDPAPEPLPENDDEWPLALRERPATPHPPPAITVSGFISPPALNRSNRKEITFFVNGRWVQDIRLSAAVMQAYHTMLMVGRYPIALVMLNVPAADVDVNVHPTKAEVRFRRSDEAFSVVERATRRTLIFRAPVPQIEPAHWSNQPSASFGSSQPIFANIPPRFDADSIPPQSPITNNQLPSPNLQTAGAQPPNYPTTQQPPLPASHVPLLRVIGQIGAAYVVAEGPDGLYLIDQHAAHERVLYEAFSLQRAAAQIVSQALLDPVAVEVPPAAAAILHSQVETLNHLGFSIEPFGGNTFLVRSLPTVLGQIDPARAVRVVVEDFEEDETVLAAEIEARLIARVCKRAAVKAGQTLSQAEQVELVRRLESCQSPRTCPHGRPTMIHLSVELLERQFGRRG from the coding sequence ATGCCCATTCGCCTGCTTTCAGAAGACATTGCCTCGCAGATCGCCGCCGGAGAAGTGGTCGAGCGCCCGGCCTCGGTGGTGAAGGAACTGCTGGAGAACGCCCTCGACGCGGGCGCAAAAACGATCACCGTTGACGTGGAAGGGGCGGGGCGGGCATTGATCCGCGTTTCGGACGACGGTCAGGGCATCCCCGCCGCCGAGGCTGAGTTGGCCTTTGCCCGTCATGCCACCTCCAAGATTCAGTCGGCGGACGATCTGTTCTCGGTCGACACGCTGGGCTTTCGCGGCGAAGCCCTGGCCTCCATTGCCTCGGTCTCGCGCGCGAGCCTGATCACCCGCCACGCCGACGAAGCCGACGGCACGCAAATGAAATTCGAGGGCAGTAACTTGATCAGCCGCGGGCTGATCGGCGCGCCGCGTGGCACCGTCGTCTCCGTTGAGAACCTGTTCTTCAACGTCCCGGCCCGCCTCAAGTTCCTCAAATCCGAGACGGCGGAACGCGGCCACATCACGGCGCTCGTCACCCGCTACGCCCTGGCCTATCCCACAACCCGCTTCCGCCTCAACTTCGAAAACCGCAGCGTCTTTCAATCGTCGGGCAACGGCGATTTGCGCGAAGTGCTGGCGGCGGTTTACGGCGTGGACGTGGCTCGCCAACTGCTGGAAATCATTCCGCCCGACGCGCCCGACCCCGCGCCCGAACCGCTCCCCGAAAACGACGACGAGTGGCCGCTGGCCCTGCGCGAGCGTCCCGCCACTCCTCACCCGCCGCCTGCAATCACTGTCTCCGGCTTCATCTCGCCGCCGGCCCTCAACCGCTCCAACCGCAAAGAGATCACCTTCTTCGTAAATGGGCGCTGGGTGCAGGACATTCGACTCTCGGCGGCGGTGATGCAGGCCTATCACACCATGTTGATGGTGGGCCGCTATCCGATCGCTCTGGTTATGCTCAACGTTCCAGCCGCCGACGTGGACGTCAACGTTCACCCCACCAAAGCCGAAGTGCGCTTCCGCCGATCCGACGAGGCCTTCTCGGTCGTCGAGCGGGCCACGCGCCGCACCCTGATCTTTCGCGCGCCCGTGCCGCAGATCGAACCGGCCCACTGGAGCAATCAGCCCTCAGCCTCCTTCGGAAGCAGTCAGCCCATCTTCGCCAACATCCCGCCCCGTTTCGATGCCGACTCCATCCCGCCTCAATCTCCAATAACTAATAACCAATTACCAAGCCCCAACCTCCAAACCGCTGGCGCGCAACCACCCAACTACCCAACCACCCAACAACCGCCTCTCCCCGCCAGCCATGTCCCCCTCCTGCGCGTCATCGGCCAAATCGGCGCGGCCTACGTGGTGGCCGAAGGCCCGGACGGCCTGTATCTGATAGATCAACACGCCGCCCACGAGCGCGTGCTCTACGAAGCCTTCAGCCTGCAACGCGCCGCCGCCCAGATCGTCTCGCAGGCTCTGCTCGACCCGGTTGCTGTTGAAGTGCCGCCCGCCGCCGCCGCGATTCTGCATTCCCAAGTTGAGACCCTTAATCATCTGGGCTTCAGCATCGAACCGTTCGGCGGCAACACCTTTTTGGTGCGCTCCCTGCCCACCGTGCTGGGCCAGATCGATCCGGCGCGGGCGGTGCGCGTCGTCGTCGAAGACTTTGAAGAGGACGAAACGGTGCTGGCCGCCGAGATCGAAGCCCGGCTGATCGCCCGGGTGTGCAAGCGGGCCGCCGTCAAAGCCGGGCAAACGCTCTCACAGGCCGAGCAGGTGGAACTGGTGCGCCGCCTCGAGTCCTGCCAGTCGCCGCGCACCTGCCCGCATGGCCGCCCGACGATGATTCACCTGAGCGTGGAGTTGTTGGAGAGGCAGTTTGGGCGAAGGGGATAA
- a CDS encoding FAD-dependent oxidoreductase codes for MTTETAIIIGAGLAGLATALELHEAGWKTMVLEARHRVGGRVFTLRDGFTENQYAEGGGEFIEAFHPRLLDLVQRFGLQLETLGGMGDWAQWVALEGRVGRADDVSLWGVDVEAEMKKVWAALAGLGRHVPDPAQPQAAPEATRLDPQSAADWLRSLNVHSLAKKVFTARLRSEFIAEPEQLSLLDLARWGAFYYRDPDDDSPSFRIVGGNDQLPQAMASALPDLRLGAVVTEIQQDDERVRVTYRVGQTVNRAEADEAVLAIPLGPARAITFKPPLPPDHQAMLNGVTYGAVTKVLIQYRKRFWGEGDWNGSLLTDLPITCIWEPTRNQRGAGRILTVYTGAAGGAEFSAMSDDDRIALAIAQVEQAFPGSARHVAAGRTMAWRNEPFSQGGYASFAPGEVMAYWETLRRPAGRLHFVGEHTAVHQGYMEGAVESGQRVAGALRAKKEYGLPG; via the coding sequence ATGACAACAGAAACAGCAATCATCATTGGCGCCGGGCTGGCCGGGCTGGCGACGGCTTTGGAATTGCACGAGGCGGGGTGGAAGACGATGGTGTTGGAGGCCCGCCACCGCGTGGGAGGCCGGGTGTTTACCCTGCGCGACGGCTTTACCGAAAACCAGTATGCCGAAGGCGGCGGCGAGTTTATCGAAGCGTTTCATCCGCGCCTGCTCGATCTGGTCCAGCGGTTTGGGCTTCAACTTGAAACGTTGGGCGGGATGGGTGATTGGGCGCAATGGGTGGCGCTGGAAGGACGCGTTGGGCGCGCGGACGATGTGAGCCTGTGGGGCGTTGACGTTGAGGCTGAGATGAAAAAGGTTTGGGCCGCCCTGGCCGGGTTGGGCCGCCACGTGCCCGACCCGGCCCAACCCCAGGCGGCGCCGGAGGCAACTCGCCTCGACCCGCAATCGGCGGCTGACTGGTTGAGGAGCCTGAACGTTCATTCGCTGGCAAAGAAAGTCTTCACGGCCCGCCTGCGCTCGGAGTTCATCGCCGAGCCGGAGCAGTTATCGCTTTTGGATCTCGCGCGCTGGGGCGCTTTTTACTACCGCGATCCTGACGACGACAGCCCCTCGTTCAGAATCGTAGGCGGCAACGACCAATTGCCACAGGCAATGGCGAGCGCCCTGCCCGACCTGCGCCTCGGGGCGGTCGTGACCGAGATACAACAGGATGACGAAAGAGTCCGCGTCACTTACCGAGTCGGCCAGACCGTGAACCGGGCCGAGGCCGACGAGGCCGTGCTGGCGATCCCGCTTGGCCCGGCGCGGGCGATCACCTTCAAGCCGCCTCTGCCGCCCGATCATCAAGCCATGTTGAACGGGGTGACTTACGGCGCAGTCACCAAAGTGCTGATTCAATATCGCAAGCGGTTTTGGGGCGAGGGCGATTGGAATGGAAGCCTGCTCACCGATTTGCCCATCACCTGCATTTGGGAGCCGACCCGCAACCAGCGTGGCGCGGGGCGCATCCTCACCGTTTACACAGGCGCGGCCGGCGGCGCGGAATTTTCGGCCATGAGCGACGACGACCGAATCGCGTTGGCCATTGCCCAGGTGGAGCAGGCCTTTCCCGGCTCGGCCCGGCACGTGGCGGCGGGGCGAACGATGGCCTGGCGCAACGAGCCGTTTTCGCAGGGCGGCTACGCCTCTTTTGCGCCGGGCGAGGTGATGGCCTACTGGGAAACTTTGCGGCGGCCCGCCGGCCGGTTGCACTTTGTGGGCGAGCACACGGCGGTGCACCAGGGTTACATGGAGGGCGCGGTGGAGAGCGGGCAGAGGGTCGCGGGAGCGTTGAGGGCGAAAAAAGAATACGGCTTGCCTGGTTGA
- a CDS encoding protein kinase gives MTTNTEALAALHRHLQSIFDADLETYHATTTADLTLYEWYIVPHRIDGVPFHDFMMIESARPDVAGGQLDPTGAPGAEKPRTRYDLANLKLQQYGETVIASYTMMLSQSAASGVRVRSYNESRVLIKLAEGWKVAHVHKSPDWRAPFQPPS, from the coding sequence ATGACAACCAACACTGAAGCGCTTGCCGCCCTCCACCGCCACCTGCAATCCATCTTCGACGCCGATCTGGAAACGTATCATGCGACCACTACTGCCGATCTCACCTTGTACGAGTGGTACATCGTTCCCCACCGAATTGACGGCGTCCCCTTCCACGACTTCATGATGATCGAGTCGGCCCGGCCCGACGTGGCCGGCGGCCAGCTTGATCCTACGGGCGCGCCTGGCGCCGAGAAGCCGCGTACACGATACGATCTGGCCAACCTCAAACTGCAACAGTACGGCGAGACCGTGATCGCCAGCTACACGATGATGCTCTCGCAAAGCGCGGCGAGTGGCGTGCGCGTGCGCTCGTACAACGAGAGCCGGGTGCTCATCAAGTTGGCCGAGGGCTGGAAGGTTGCGCATGTTCACAAGTCGCCCGACTGGCGCGCGCCGTTCCAGCCGCCGAGTTAA